Proteins encoded in a region of the Coffea eugenioides isolate CCC68of chromosome 4, Ceug_1.0, whole genome shotgun sequence genome:
- the LOC113768499 gene encoding molybdate transporter 2 has protein sequence MAGEATDNATPLLVRPRQWWRNHCTPRSWTASLRLKTSLSSELSGAVGDLGTYIPIVLALTLVCNLDLSTTLIFTAIYNILTGLLFGIPMPVQPMKSIAAVAVSETPHLTVSQIAAAGICTAGTLFILGATGLMSFIYHWIPLPVVRGVQLSQGLSFAFSAIKYIRYDQDFSTTTSSKSTSPRSLLGLDGLVLALFCLLFLILTTGDGGVPEDDEAMLRTNPDAYNRLRIRRHRRLRILSAIPAALLVFLLGLILCFIRDPSIVHEIKLGPSKLHVLKITWEDWKTGFLRGAIPQIPLSVLNSVIAVCKLSTDLFPEMDVSATGVSVSVGLMNLVGCWFGAMPVCHGAGGLAGQYRFGGRTGASVVFLGLGKLLLGLVFGNYFVKIISQFPIGILGVLLLFAGIELAMASRDMNSKEESFVMLVCAAVSLTGSSAALGFVCGIVLFLLLKLRQMDCSTFRFFKAKSVSVSTEEEDPAPIRSSSSEIF, from the coding sequence ATGGCCGGCGAAGCAACTGACAACGCTACACCCCTCCTCGTCCGCCCCCGTCAGTGGTGGCGCAACCATTGCACTCCCCGCTCATGGACCGCTTCTCTCCGCCTTAAAACCTCTCTGTCCTCCGAGCTCAGTGGCGCCGTTGGCGACTTGGGCACCTACATCCCCATCGTCTTGGCCCTCACTCTAGTCTGCAACCTCGACCTCAGCACAACCCTCATCTTCACTGCCATCTATAATATCCTCACCGGCCTCCTCTTCGGCATCCCCATGCCAGTCCAGCCCATGAAATCCATCGCGGCCGTCGCCGTTTCAGAGACGCCCCACCTCACTGTCTCCCAAATAGCCGCCGCCGGAATCTGCACAGCCGGCACCCTCTTCATCCTTGGCGCCACCGGCCTCATGTCCTTCATCTACCACTGGATCCCCCTCCCGGTCGTCCGGGGTGTCCAGCTCTCTCAAGGCCTCTCCTTTGCCTTCTCAGCAATCAAATATATTCGCTACGATCAAGATTTCTCCACCACTACTTCCTCCAAATCCACCAGCCCTCGTTCTTTGCTGGGCCTCGACGGTCTCGTCCTCGCTCTGTTTTGTTTACTGTTTCTTATACTTACAACAGGAGACGGCGGCGTCCCTGAAGACGATGAAGCGATGTTGAGGACCAACCCCGACGCTTATAATCGATTAAGAATTCGAAGGCATCGTAGATTAAGAATATTATCAGCTATTCCAGCAGCTCTGCTTGTATTTCTGCTTGGTTTAATTTTGTGTTTTATTCGCGACCCTTCAATTGTCCATGAAATTAAACTCGGCCCGTCAAAGCTTCACGTTCTGAAAATCACCTGGGAAGACTGGAAAACTGGGTTCTTGAGAGGTGCAATTCCCCAAATCCCATTATCTGTATTGAATTCAGTTATTGCTGTGTGTAAATTATCGACAGATTTGTTCCCTGAGATGGATGTATCGGCTACAGGGGTTTCAGTAAGTGTTGGGCTGATGAATTTAGTGGGATGCTGGTTTGGAGCAATGCCAGTTTGCCACGGGGCAGGTGGACTGGCTGGGCAGTACAGGTTTGGTGGGAGGACTGGTGCGTCAGTGGTGTTTTTGGGTTTGGGGAAGTTGTTGCTTGGATTGGTTTTTGGAAATTATTTTGTCAAGATTATAAGTCAATTTCCAATAGGGATTCTTGGGGTGCTGCTTTTATTTGCTGGGATAGAGTTGGCCATGGCTTCAAGGGATATGAACTCGAAGGAAGAATCTTTTGTGATGCTGGTTTGTGCTGCTGTATCCCTCACTGGGTCCAGTGCAGCCTTGGGGTTCGTTTGCGGTATTGTGCTGTTTTTGCTGCTGAAGCTGAGGCAGATGGATTGCTCTACTTTTCGCTTCTTTAAGGCCAAGTCTGTATCTGTTAGCACAGAGGAGGAGGATCCAGCCCCAATCCGTAGCAGTTCTTCAGAAATTTTCTAG
- the LOC113769556 gene encoding uncharacterized protein LOC113769556 isoform X2 codes for MKNRRTTHFTGLLVLLCFGFGKAYLVDGEFGGRSRSGNSMTYRYDRMDEVKKECSLVLSSASNLRPADDIVFSLREELSFLNGDWWQESNGAPIMPFDDRDLAINGSLSHGSPSKLVSFWVTDVNKVHRSKKWIGVSGALLMGITSDGLFMEPPYEGSPHFDMWPGHSQLSISFQGVYTESEKNGAERVMCLLGHTVLPSRQPESAEPWPWVEESGYANQPPLVQDDQILLVLRYPRTFTLVNRRIRGSMKSLNLKSNPKFFNEISMSSWLAASANYEFGSEKIVSRACDPYPYKDTLVNGDFDVYRGLDFCNILEKYTKQEALTIVPNWRCNGTDEFCSKLGPFKADKQIKETDGSFKDVKLVIQDFRCQEVADNPDFRRISSVFRAVPPFDKKFIAAERTGLNNMTLSAEGIWKSSSGQLCMVGCLGLLDSERTACRSRVCLYIPISFSIKQRSIIAGTFSSVDGGAGSYFPLSFEKLVRPAELWDQFTAARPYYKYTKINAAGAVLEKSEPFNFGNMVKKSLLEYPKLEATESFLVSLSLLSEDLTLHIPAVPDSYSSSFLTRTDFQMEIVSLGPLLGRYWSPNVSNTEQENPYQDKAEYTEKQLLLNVSAQIALSGKSFDNFSVLFVEGLYNQHAGKMYLIGCRDVRASWNILYQSMDLEAGLDCLIEVMVSYPPTTARWLVSPTARISISSKRNDDDPLYFRPIKLQTFPIVYRGQREDILSRRGVEGSLRILTLSFAIACIVSQIFYIRDNVDSVPYMSLVMLGIQAVGYSLPLITGAEAIFEKMASESYENPAYDLEKSQAIRVIDYTVKLLVLVAFSFILRLCQKVWRSRIRLLTRAPLEPHRVPNDRRVLLTTLTIHVIGYALVLFVHSLTTSHRPLQTEKFIDSSGKSQTLREWETELQEYMGLIQDFFLLPQVIGNYIWQLRCKPLRKFYYIGITAVRLLPHAYDFVRSPIPNPYFSEEYEFVNPRFDFFSKFGDIAIPVTAAVLAVIVYVQQRWNYEKISETLTRQSKLLPFGSKVYERLGSMSVEAELTSGVNATAGNEKDDDDAN; via the exons ATGAAGAATCGAAGGACAACCCACTTCACAG GGTTGCTAGTTTTGTTGTGCTTTGGTTTTGGAAAAGCATACCTTGTTGATGGAGAGTTTGGTGGTAGGAGCAGGAGTGGAAATTCAATGACTTACAGATATGATAGGATGGATGAGGTGAAGAAAGAATGCTCCTTGGTTTTATCTTCTGCTTCTAATTTAAGACCTGCTGATGATATAGTTTTTAGTTTAAGAGAAGAGCTCTCCTTTTTGAATGGAGATTGGTGGCAGGAGTCAAATGGTGCTCCCATTATGCCCTTTGATGATAGAGATCTTGCAATAAATGGCTCACTGAGTCATGGATCTCCCTCGAAGTTGGTTTCTTTTTGGGTTACTGATGTTAATAAAGTTCATCGATCTAAGAAATGGATTGGTGTCAGCGGTGCATTGCTAATGGGGATAACATCGGATGGATTATTTATGGAACCGCCCTATGAGGGAAGTCCTCATTTTGATATGTGGCCTGGTCATTCTCAGCTTTCTATTTCATTCCAAGGAGTTTATACTGAATCAGAGAAGAATGGGGCCGAAAGAGTTATGTGTTTGTTGGGGCATACAGTGTTACCATCTCGTCAGCCTGAATCTGCTGAGCCATGGCCATGGGTTGAGGAATCTGGTTATGCTAATCAGCCCCCACTCGTGCAAGATGATCAAATTCTGCTTGTGCTTCGTTATCCGAGGACATTCACTTTGGTAAACAGAAGAATACGGGGAAGCATGAAGAGCTTAAATTTgaaatcaaatccaaaattttttaatgaaattagCATGTCTTCTTGGTTGGCTGCTTCTGCAAACTACGAGTTTGGTTCTGAAAAGATCGTGTCAAGGGCATGTGATCCATACCCATATAAAGATACTCTGGTGAATGGTGATTTTGATGTGTATAGAGGGCTTGATTTTTGTAACATTCTTGAGAAGTATACCAAACAAGAAGCTTTAACTATTGTGCCGAACTGGAGATGCAATGGAACGGATGAGTTTTGCAGCAAGTTGGGACCCTTCAAAGCAGATAAGCAGATAAAGGAGACAGATGGGAGCTTCAAAGACGTTAAGCTTGTCATTCAGGATTTCCGATGTCAGGAAGTGGCTGACAATCCTGACTTCAGAAGGATATCTTCAGTGTTCAGAGCAGTTCCTCCATTTGATAAGAAGTTCATTGCAGCAGAAAGAACTGGTCTTAATAATATGACACTATCTGCTGAGGGAATTTGGAAATCTTCCAGCGGACAACTTTGCATGGTTGGCTGCCTTGGATTGCTTGATAGTGAACGCACTGCCTGTCGTTCTCGAGTATGCTTATATATTCCTATCTCATTTTCCATAAAACAAAGGAGCATCATAGCGGGCACTTTCTCTAGTGTTGATGGAGGAGCTGGATCTTACTTTCCTCTATCATTTGAGAAGCTGGTGCGCCCTGCAGAGTTGTGGGATCAGTTCACAGCTGCTCGTCCATACTATAAATACACAAAAATTAATGCAGCTGGTGCGGTCTTAGAGAAAAGTGAACCCTTCAACTTTGGTAATATGGTTAAGAAATCTTTACTGGAGTATCCCAAGTTAGAAGCCACAGAATCATTCCTTGTCAGTCTCTCTCTTCTTTCTGAAGACCTCACTCTTCATATACCTGCAGTTCCAGATTCATATTCCAGCTCCTTTCTCACAAGAACAGATTTCCAAATGGAAATTGTTTCTCTTGGTCCTTTGTTGGGGCGTTACTGGTCACCAAATGTTTCAAACACTGAACAGGAGAACCCCTATCAGGATAAAGCTGAATACACAGAGAAGCAGCTCCTCCTAAATGTTTCTGCTCAAATTGCTCTAAGTGGAAAATCTTTTGACAATTTCTCAGTACTTTTTGTGGAGGGGCTATACAATCAACATGCTGGAAAGATGTATTTAATTGGATGCAGAGATGTTCGAGCTTCATGGAACATTCTGTATCAAAGCATGGATCTTGAAGCTGGATTGGATTGTCTAATTGAAGTTATGGTATCATATCCACCAACTACCGCCCGTTGGTTAGTTAGTCCAACTGCTAGGATTTCCATATCCAGCAAAAGGAATGATGATGATCCTCTCTATTTTAGACCAATCAAGCTCCAAACTTTTCCTATTGTGTATCGGGGGCAAAGGGAAGACATCCTTTCTCGTAGAGGTGTTGAAGGGAGCCTTCGCATCCTAACACTTTCCTTTGCAATCGCTTGCATAGTAAGCCAGATATTTTACATCAGGGACAATGTGGATTCTGTTCCTTACATGTCTCTTGTCATGCTAGGCATCCAAGCTGTTGGTTACAGCCTTCCACTAATTACGGGTGCAGAGGCCATATTTGAAAAGATGGCTTCAGAATCTTATGAGAACCCAGCTTATGACCTTGAGAAGAGCCAGGCAATACGCGTAATTGATTACACGGTGAAGCTTCTTGTGCTTGTAGCCTTTTCATTTATTCTGAGGCTCTGTCAAAAAGTGTGGAGATCGAGAATCAGATTGTTGACAAGGGCTCCTCTTGAACCACATCGTGTACCAAATGACAGGAGGGTCTTGCTAACCACCTTGACCATACATGTCATCGGTTATGCCCTTGTTCTGTTTGTCCATTCTCTCACTACAAGCCACAGACCTCTTCAGACTGAGAAGTTTATAGATTCATCTGGCAAATCCCAAACACTACGTGAATGGGAAACTGAACTGCAGGAGTATATGGGTCTTATTCAAGACTTTTTCCTCCTCCCCCAAGTAATTGGCAACTATATTTGGCAGTTACGTTGTAAACCACTGAGAAAGTTTTACTACATTGGGATAACAGCAGTAAGACTTCTTCCCCATGCATACGATTTTGTGAGGTCTCCCATTCCAAACCCCTATTTCTCCGAGGAATACGAGTTTGTCAACCCCCGATTTGATTTCTTCTCCAAGTTCGGGGACATTGCAATACCAGTCACGGCCGCTGTTCTAGCAGTTATAGTCTACGTTCAGCAAAGGTGGAACTATGAGAAGATAAGTGAAACTCTTACAAGGCAGTCTAAGCTTCTTCCATTTGGTTCTAAAGTATATGAGAGGTTGGGTTCCATGTCAGTTGAAGCCGAGCTAACTTCTGGTGTCAATGCAACTGCTGGAAATGagaaagatgatgatgatgcaaATTGA
- the LOC113769556 gene encoding uncharacterized protein LOC113769556 isoform X1, whose product MKCFGVDGWILTGLLVLLCFGFGKAYLVDGEFGGRSRSGNSMTYRYDRMDEVKKECSLVLSSASNLRPADDIVFSLREELSFLNGDWWQESNGAPIMPFDDRDLAINGSLSHGSPSKLVSFWVTDVNKVHRSKKWIGVSGALLMGITSDGLFMEPPYEGSPHFDMWPGHSQLSISFQGVYTESEKNGAERVMCLLGHTVLPSRQPESAEPWPWVEESGYANQPPLVQDDQILLVLRYPRTFTLVNRRIRGSMKSLNLKSNPKFFNEISMSSWLAASANYEFGSEKIVSRACDPYPYKDTLVNGDFDVYRGLDFCNILEKYTKQEALTIVPNWRCNGTDEFCSKLGPFKADKQIKETDGSFKDVKLVIQDFRCQEVADNPDFRRISSVFRAVPPFDKKFIAAERTGLNNMTLSAEGIWKSSSGQLCMVGCLGLLDSERTACRSRVCLYIPISFSIKQRSIIAGTFSSVDGGAGSYFPLSFEKLVRPAELWDQFTAARPYYKYTKINAAGAVLEKSEPFNFGNMVKKSLLEYPKLEATESFLVSLSLLSEDLTLHIPAVPDSYSSSFLTRTDFQMEIVSLGPLLGRYWSPNVSNTEQENPYQDKAEYTEKQLLLNVSAQIALSGKSFDNFSVLFVEGLYNQHAGKMYLIGCRDVRASWNILYQSMDLEAGLDCLIEVMVSYPPTTARWLVSPTARISISSKRNDDDPLYFRPIKLQTFPIVYRGQREDILSRRGVEGSLRILTLSFAIACIVSQIFYIRDNVDSVPYMSLVMLGIQAVGYSLPLITGAEAIFEKMASESYENPAYDLEKSQAIRVIDYTVKLLVLVAFSFILRLCQKVWRSRIRLLTRAPLEPHRVPNDRRVLLTTLTIHVIGYALVLFVHSLTTSHRPLQTEKFIDSSGKSQTLREWETELQEYMGLIQDFFLLPQVIGNYIWQLRCKPLRKFYYIGITAVRLLPHAYDFVRSPIPNPYFSEEYEFVNPRFDFFSKFGDIAIPVTAAVLAVIVYVQQRWNYEKISETLTRQSKLLPFGSKVYERLGSMSVEAELTSGVNATAGNEKDDDDAN is encoded by the coding sequence ATGAAGTGTTTTGGAGTTGATGGTTGGATTTTAACAGGGTTGCTAGTTTTGTTGTGCTTTGGTTTTGGAAAAGCATACCTTGTTGATGGAGAGTTTGGTGGTAGGAGCAGGAGTGGAAATTCAATGACTTACAGATATGATAGGATGGATGAGGTGAAGAAAGAATGCTCCTTGGTTTTATCTTCTGCTTCTAATTTAAGACCTGCTGATGATATAGTTTTTAGTTTAAGAGAAGAGCTCTCCTTTTTGAATGGAGATTGGTGGCAGGAGTCAAATGGTGCTCCCATTATGCCCTTTGATGATAGAGATCTTGCAATAAATGGCTCACTGAGTCATGGATCTCCCTCGAAGTTGGTTTCTTTTTGGGTTACTGATGTTAATAAAGTTCATCGATCTAAGAAATGGATTGGTGTCAGCGGTGCATTGCTAATGGGGATAACATCGGATGGATTATTTATGGAACCGCCCTATGAGGGAAGTCCTCATTTTGATATGTGGCCTGGTCATTCTCAGCTTTCTATTTCATTCCAAGGAGTTTATACTGAATCAGAGAAGAATGGGGCCGAAAGAGTTATGTGTTTGTTGGGGCATACAGTGTTACCATCTCGTCAGCCTGAATCTGCTGAGCCATGGCCATGGGTTGAGGAATCTGGTTATGCTAATCAGCCCCCACTCGTGCAAGATGATCAAATTCTGCTTGTGCTTCGTTATCCGAGGACATTCACTTTGGTAAACAGAAGAATACGGGGAAGCATGAAGAGCTTAAATTTgaaatcaaatccaaaattttttaatgaaattagCATGTCTTCTTGGTTGGCTGCTTCTGCAAACTACGAGTTTGGTTCTGAAAAGATCGTGTCAAGGGCATGTGATCCATACCCATATAAAGATACTCTGGTGAATGGTGATTTTGATGTGTATAGAGGGCTTGATTTTTGTAACATTCTTGAGAAGTATACCAAACAAGAAGCTTTAACTATTGTGCCGAACTGGAGATGCAATGGAACGGATGAGTTTTGCAGCAAGTTGGGACCCTTCAAAGCAGATAAGCAGATAAAGGAGACAGATGGGAGCTTCAAAGACGTTAAGCTTGTCATTCAGGATTTCCGATGTCAGGAAGTGGCTGACAATCCTGACTTCAGAAGGATATCTTCAGTGTTCAGAGCAGTTCCTCCATTTGATAAGAAGTTCATTGCAGCAGAAAGAACTGGTCTTAATAATATGACACTATCTGCTGAGGGAATTTGGAAATCTTCCAGCGGACAACTTTGCATGGTTGGCTGCCTTGGATTGCTTGATAGTGAACGCACTGCCTGTCGTTCTCGAGTATGCTTATATATTCCTATCTCATTTTCCATAAAACAAAGGAGCATCATAGCGGGCACTTTCTCTAGTGTTGATGGAGGAGCTGGATCTTACTTTCCTCTATCATTTGAGAAGCTGGTGCGCCCTGCAGAGTTGTGGGATCAGTTCACAGCTGCTCGTCCATACTATAAATACACAAAAATTAATGCAGCTGGTGCGGTCTTAGAGAAAAGTGAACCCTTCAACTTTGGTAATATGGTTAAGAAATCTTTACTGGAGTATCCCAAGTTAGAAGCCACAGAATCATTCCTTGTCAGTCTCTCTCTTCTTTCTGAAGACCTCACTCTTCATATACCTGCAGTTCCAGATTCATATTCCAGCTCCTTTCTCACAAGAACAGATTTCCAAATGGAAATTGTTTCTCTTGGTCCTTTGTTGGGGCGTTACTGGTCACCAAATGTTTCAAACACTGAACAGGAGAACCCCTATCAGGATAAAGCTGAATACACAGAGAAGCAGCTCCTCCTAAATGTTTCTGCTCAAATTGCTCTAAGTGGAAAATCTTTTGACAATTTCTCAGTACTTTTTGTGGAGGGGCTATACAATCAACATGCTGGAAAGATGTATTTAATTGGATGCAGAGATGTTCGAGCTTCATGGAACATTCTGTATCAAAGCATGGATCTTGAAGCTGGATTGGATTGTCTAATTGAAGTTATGGTATCATATCCACCAACTACCGCCCGTTGGTTAGTTAGTCCAACTGCTAGGATTTCCATATCCAGCAAAAGGAATGATGATGATCCTCTCTATTTTAGACCAATCAAGCTCCAAACTTTTCCTATTGTGTATCGGGGGCAAAGGGAAGACATCCTTTCTCGTAGAGGTGTTGAAGGGAGCCTTCGCATCCTAACACTTTCCTTTGCAATCGCTTGCATAGTAAGCCAGATATTTTACATCAGGGACAATGTGGATTCTGTTCCTTACATGTCTCTTGTCATGCTAGGCATCCAAGCTGTTGGTTACAGCCTTCCACTAATTACGGGTGCAGAGGCCATATTTGAAAAGATGGCTTCAGAATCTTATGAGAACCCAGCTTATGACCTTGAGAAGAGCCAGGCAATACGCGTAATTGATTACACGGTGAAGCTTCTTGTGCTTGTAGCCTTTTCATTTATTCTGAGGCTCTGTCAAAAAGTGTGGAGATCGAGAATCAGATTGTTGACAAGGGCTCCTCTTGAACCACATCGTGTACCAAATGACAGGAGGGTCTTGCTAACCACCTTGACCATACATGTCATCGGTTATGCCCTTGTTCTGTTTGTCCATTCTCTCACTACAAGCCACAGACCTCTTCAGACTGAGAAGTTTATAGATTCATCTGGCAAATCCCAAACACTACGTGAATGGGAAACTGAACTGCAGGAGTATATGGGTCTTATTCAAGACTTTTTCCTCCTCCCCCAAGTAATTGGCAACTATATTTGGCAGTTACGTTGTAAACCACTGAGAAAGTTTTACTACATTGGGATAACAGCAGTAAGACTTCTTCCCCATGCATACGATTTTGTGAGGTCTCCCATTCCAAACCCCTATTTCTCCGAGGAATACGAGTTTGTCAACCCCCGATTTGATTTCTTCTCCAAGTTCGGGGACATTGCAATACCAGTCACGGCCGCTGTTCTAGCAGTTATAGTCTACGTTCAGCAAAGGTGGAACTATGAGAAGATAAGTGAAACTCTTACAAGGCAGTCTAAGCTTCTTCCATTTGGTTCTAAAGTATATGAGAGGTTGGGTTCCATGTCAGTTGAAGCCGAGCTAACTTCTGGTGTCAATGCAACTGCTGGAAATGagaaagatgatgatgatgcaaATTGA
- the LOC113767897 gene encoding uncharacterized protein LOC113767897 — MDFRFFSHIRLVLPFILVFLVGATSSLLPAYEDSEELDDLKRICKFERLMEVERECARVVSSASKAQLGIQKFYEIAKGLSFQNGDWVQEASGVPLMPFDSSDMPMNFSGSGSLLKLASFWVMGFNLSDPSNNAIGVCGLLSIGITRNSTLPDMPQTWYPKFHKSPGYSVLTIAFEGHYVESEDEGGQGLLCMLGNSVSPFSESPPDFSTWSLNYGCKNNRQFSPVKDDRIMLVLQYPQSFTLTSGTIVGDLRSLNRRSDPKYFDDISIVSRLSHQTYDSSYQFISKKIVSKACNSDLYEHESSEKRGDVYHGNHFCRVLQNFASEKFDIVVENCNSSNICENLGPFVLGEKVESKDNIFHKFRLMMTDLRCALGDNISKLRAAKVSAFFRVISPLEDVYYSGARSGISGMTISAEGTWNPSYGQLCMIGCVGLENDINRCNSKISLVIPVILSITQRSILMGTITNIQGTDAFSPLLFEKKVHPSDIWNRYHDYSRSYLSYKYSKIDLANDFWMRSKKFNIRTVVHDLIFKYPSTEDRDNLTLLSSLSSKLSFHVNALPDHNHEHKLPGTLVYFEILTLGKLFGRYWSELTRHDNGELYSGSRDNFAFTDEKLPLNVSAHLTLSGENYGHISKIYLEGLYDQLGGKMYLIGCKEIDFQFQHSERFAYENLNLGSKMDCLIEVMIGYSPETARWLRNPTAKISISSARNAEDPLYFRPIRLKTFLIPYTDNSKEVRFRRNFEELLRVSILLGSISCLFSQLWYMKKNDYVIPFISLLMLTIQVLVYCLPLVMNTIVLIKWSGYHYRSKYPPYKDRSMHFKMLEIIKKSLLLVAVVLALRLCRKVWKSRQRTQSLSPLDHGPREIRVFFASGIIHMIGVAFILVIRELKIDETMSAAAANHKATDWETILQEHWSVVQDWFLLPQIMGNLIWQIQVKPLSKVYYIGLTLLRFLLRTYDYMRDPVFNPYFHPTETCSSTEVFSRFEKIVIIMISLSFAVIVHVQQSGCNIFKV; from the coding sequence ATGGACTTCCGGTTTTTCTCTCACATTAGACTAGTTTTGCCATtcattttggtatttttggTTGGTGCAACAAGTTCATTATTACCAGCATATGAAGATTCAGAAGAGTTGGATGACCTTAAAAGGATTTGCAAGTTTGAACGCCTTATGGAAGTCGAGAGAGAATGCGCCCGCGTTGTATCTTCAGCTTCAAAAGCTCAACTTGGAATTCAAAAGTTCTATGAAATTGCCAAGGGTCTCTCTTTCCAAAATGGAGATTGGGTGCAAGAGGCTAGTGGAGTACCACTGATGCCATTTGATTCAAGTGACATGCCAATGAACTTTAGTGGCAGTGGATCACTTCTAAAGCTAGCTTCGTTTTGGGTGATGGGATTTAATCTTTCCGATCCAAGTAACAATGCCATTGGCGTTTGTGGACTGTTGTCTATAGGCATTACGAGGAACAGCACTTTGCCAGACATGCCGCAGACTTGGTATCCCAAGTTTCATAAAAGCCCTGGATACTCTGTGCTAACAATTGCTTTTGAAGGACATTATGTGGAGTCTGAAGACGAGGGAGGGCAGGGTTTGTTGTGCATGTTGGGAAATTCAGTATCTCCTTTTTCAGAAAGTCCTCCTGATTTTTCTACGTGGTCATTGAATTATGGCTGCAAGAATAACCGCCAATTTTCTCCTGTCAAAGATGATCGAATTATGCTTGTTCTTCAATATCCTCAGAGTTTCACTTTGACCAGCGGGACAATAGTTGGTGACCTGAGAAGTTTGAACAGACGGTCAGACCCCAAATATTTTGACGACATCAGTATCGTTTCCCGGCTCAGTCATCAAACCTATGACTCCAGCTATCAGTTTATCTCCAAGAAGATTGTCTCAAAAGCATGCAACTCGGACTTGTACGAACACGAATCGTCAGAGAAGAGAGGTGATGTATATCATGGGAACCATTTCTGTAGAGTCCTTCAAAACTTTGCTTCTGAAAAATTTGATATTGTAGTGGAAAATTGCAACAGTAGCAACATATGTGAGAACTTGGGGCCTTTTGTACTCGGTGAGAAGGTTGAAAGCAAAGACAACATCTTTCATAAGTTTCGGCTGATGATGACTGATCTTCGTTGTGCTTTAGGGGACAACATCAGTAAGCTCAGAGCTGCAAAGGTTTCTGCATTCTTTAGAGTCATATCTCCTTTGGAGGATGTTTATTATTCTGGGGCTAGGAGTGGTATCTCTGGAATGACCATCTCTGCAGAAGGAACTTGGAATCCTTCATATGGGCAGCTGTGCATGATTGGCTGTGTTGGACTTGAGAACGATATAAACAGGTGCAATTCTAAAATAAGCTTAGTAATACCTGTCATATTGTCAATCACTCAGCGGAGCATTCTCATGGGCACTATCACTAATATTCAAGGGACAGATGCGTTTAGCCCTTTGCTTTTTGAAAAGAAAGTCCATCCTTCTGATATCTGGAACAGGTATCATGACTATAGCAGGTCTTATTTATCATACAAGTACTCCAAGATTGATTTGGCCAATGATTTTTGGATGAGAAGCAAGAAGTTCAACATACGCACCGTGGTTCATGATTTGATCTTCAAGTATCCAAGCACTGAAGATCGTGATAACTTGACTCTGCTGTCTTCTCTGTCCAGTAAGCTGTCTTTTCATGTCAATGCTCTCCCAGATCATAATCATGAACACAAATTGCCAGGGACACTCGTTTACTTCGAGATACTCACTTTGGGCAAATTATTTGGACGTTATTGGTCCGAATTAACAAGGCATGATAATGGGGAGCTGTATTCTGGAAGTCGAGATAATTTTGCTTTTACTGATGAGAAGCTGCCTCTGAACGTGTCAGCACATCTCACCCTTAGTGGAGAAAACTATGGTCATATATCAAAAATCTACCTTGAGGGACTGTATGATCAACTTGGAGGAAAGATGTATCTTATAGGCTGCAAGGAAATCGACTTCCAGTTCCAGCATTCTGAGAGGTTTGCGTATGAGAATCTGAATCTTGGAAGCAAGATGGACTGCTTGATAGAAGTGATGATAGGGTACTCCCCTGAGACCGCCAGGTGGTTGAGAAATCCTACAGCTAAGATCTCAATTTCCAGTGCCCGGAATGCAGAGGATCCCTTGTACTTTAGGCCAATCAGGCTAAAGACATTTCTGATTCCATACACTGACAACTCAAAAGAGGTACGATTTCGTCGAAACTTTGAGGAGCTTTTACGTGTGTCAATACTTCTAGGCTCAATCAGTTGCCTATTTAGCCAATTATGGTACATGAAGAAGAACGATTATGTCATTCCCTTCATTTCCTTGTTGATGCTGACCATTCAAGTTCTGGTCTATTGTCTTCCCTTGGTCATGAACACCATAGTTCTGATCAAGTGGAGCGGATATCACTACCGCAGCAAATATCCTCCGTACAAGGATAGAAGCATGCACTTCAAAATGCTGGAAATAATCAAGAAATCCCTCCTCTTGGTCGCGGTTGTACTAGCTCTAAGACTCTGTCGAAAGGTATGGAAATCAAGACAACGTACTCAAAGTTTATCACCATTAGATCACGGACCAAGGGAAATTCGGGTTTTCTTTGCAAGTGGGATAATTCACATGATTGGCGTTGCTTTTATTCTGGTGATTCGGGAACTCAAGATTGACGAAACAATGTCTGCAGCAGCTGCAAACCACAAAGCGACTGACTGGGAAACCATACTGCAAGAACACTGGAGCGTAGTTCAAGATTGGTTTTTGCTTCCCCAGATAATGGGAAACTTGATATGGCAGATACAAGTTAAGCCCCTGAGTAAGGTGTACTACATTGGATTGACCCTCTTAAGGTTCCTTCTTCGGACCTACGATTACATGAGAGATCCTGTCTTCAATCCATACTTCCATCCCACTGAAACTTGCAGCAGCACAGAAGTTTTCTCAAGGTTTGAAAAGATTGTGATCATAATGATAAGCCTATCTTTTGCTGTCATAGTTCATGTGCAGCAGAGTGGATGCAACATTTTCAAAGTTTAA